The Cydia pomonella isolate Wapato2018A chromosome 9, ilCydPomo1, whole genome shotgun sequence sequence AAAACAGTGTCTCTCCGGCGTTACACCATAACGATACCTCCTCAGTATAATGAGGCAAGTGCAAAATCCGGATTTAGCAGGAGAGCGGTTCAAACGGAACAACGAAATGTAACTTCCTTATTTGTTGAcgtattttcataaaattttagattttttctggTCAAATCTTTTAGATTATGCCTGCACCCATAGAATTCTAAAATGTATCGCAGTTTATGATATAAGAGTATAGACTCCAGTATACACGTATTTGAACGAAGTCAACAAGCACTTGAATCAGTATACGTCAAAATTTGACAATTATTACGATAAAATTTGATTCAATGAATGTTACCTAACTataaaaatttttaatttaaattttattaaataattttaatttaaattattatcgtCAGTTTTTTACTACGTCGACCCAGTGAGTTGCATCAGTATGCCACACCACTTTTTTTACCCTCCTCCGCGCTCCGCGTTAACTGTACCGCGTACTGGAGTGCAAGTGACTTGCCTCAGTATATATTGTTCGTGTATCAAATTATCTTATTTGTAATAGTGACGTATATGGAACGTCACTTTATTTTGAAAACTAATATGAATTACAGTGGAAGataatattggtattttaatcataaaactCTCACTTGCCTCAGTTTACCGACTTAGGAGCTATCGAATTAAATtatctgcaatagacgcaaaggacAATGATAATACAGCTAGTTCGTTCGTTTTTGCCTAGTCGCATTAAATAAAGGGTATATTATGTTTAATGTATGGAGtatatataagaaaataatgcGTACTAGCCCATTTACTTTACAGGACTGTATTTATTCGACTGTAAATGTCTAGTCCTTGTGGCGAAGAGACACGTGTCTTATCCGATCACAAATTGcttttgagaaaacaaataacacGTTTCTGAACGTGCTCAGTAAAGCatgttatgtttttaattacatcGATGCCTTTGATAATTTTTTGTTGAAAGGTTTTGTTTTGCGtggttaaattattttgttgtgAATGAAATATGCAAGTGCTTTATTTGACCgccacattttattttatggtaaatgaaaatttattgaattgaattgaattgaaatatttatttcgaacttgacgtccatagggttaggtaacaatgacttatgtatttatGCTGCATCATATTCAATTGtattttgaatatatatatGGTATGGTTAACACACACACTTTTTAAACGGTCGTATGGTaagtaagtattatattttCTCTTAACTAAGAAATCGCCCATGCTTCTTCTATACAAATGCACTAGGAGATTTTGAAAAACCACCATCAGTGAGTTTTAGTTCTGATCTTATCATTTTCAATTACCTACTAAGTATAATGACTACTTAATTATTCTTAATTATGAAAGTCACCTGTCTTGCTCCTGTCTCCGCCAGGTCTACCTTGTTCCCCACCACCACTATTGGCACGGCCGTGCTAGCTTTCGTCTCATGAATCTGATCCCGTAACGTCCGCACCTCTGAAAAGCTGTCAGGATCCGTTATATCGTATACTAGGATGAAGGCATCTGCCGATTGCATAGACAAAGCCCTCATGGCAGGAAATTCGTAAGCTCCTGAGGTATCTAAAATATCCAAAGTCAATCTAACTCCAGCGACATTGAAGTCTCCATGGTGCATTTCCTCGATTGTTCGTTTGTACTTAGGAGAAAACGTGTTGTAGAGGAATTGTGTTATCAGTGACGATTTGCCAACTTTGGCGGCCCCTAGCACGACAATTTTATGGCGTACTGCATTGTTGGTGAGGTTGGCGCTACTGGGGACTGTCTCTTCTGTTCGCTCGGTCCTGTAACAAAAGAAGCTGCAGTGATTTCTCTATTTCAATGTTTTGAAGAAAAATTTTCATGGTAATTGCATTTTAAGGTGAAAACTGAGTTCTGCTTTTAAAAGCCGTTACAAGAAAAACAAAGTGATATTCAATACAGTGACAAGTGAAGTTATTAGgatatattttcaaattttgcGTGTAGGCGACGATTCTAAAGCGAATGATTATCATGCAAATCGGTCATGCGTAGTTAACTGGAAATATGGCGACGTCCTTCGATAAAACTCTGCGAAAAGGGCGACTAATGTATTCGTGCGATAGATAAACAATGAGGGTACCCGGTTCCTTATCTAGAGGCGGGCTGCGAATTAGCTAATTATCTAACATTATACTGCTGAAACTATGTATTCCTAATTCTTATATTTCACGAGCGTaataaatgcatgttttttccGATTAccttattatttcaaatatcgAAACGTTGCTAAATCAAATTGGGtctagaataaaaaatattgtttgtttcTCTAACGCATAAATCAAAGGTACAAACAACCATGAAAGAAAAAACATTGAAAGACATTTATCAACTCCATAACCTTAAAATTATCTGGTTGAGTGCAtcccaaaatttattgatttgatAATGGTATACCTACATGTGAAAtaccaaattattttttattcagagagTCTCATAATTACATGTGTTTTTCTTAATTCGATTTCGAGGTACCTACCATAATGATAATTATCGACAATTCCTCTTTCCAAATGGAACCTACataaatgttaaaaacataattaatacaataatgaAGAGTTTCGTTCTTTGtcttgtttttattgtatatttgcgTAACAGAGtaccaaatataaataaactaaaacaaaataaatcattattctaaaatattctaaattgaGGATTTACTTCGATGAGGAAGCTATAGATAATAAAATCCAGTTATCGAAGTTTTGTATTGCGGGCCAAACACTATCAATAAATTtgaacgaaacgaaacgaaatgAATAATTTTGGTTTTCACCCCAATCACTTCACTGCCATAATAATGGTAGTGAAATTCTTACTGATAGTGTTTCGCCCGCATAATAACGTAGACGGAACGCCAGAGAGCTACGTTCcccttaaatattaaaattggcTTTAGAGGCTACCGCAAGAATTAGCGGGATTCCTCGGCTATCCCGGAGTCACAGTAACAACTTGTTTGGTTTCAATTTCCTCGTTTAATTAACTTTTGCCAATTTTCCACCAGCATAGAATTGAATAATAGCTAAATTATCTACCTATCAGATATTGTTTTTTCCGTTAGTCGGAGATACGATTGGAGTAGGTTctgtaggtttagttttatttgcattATTCAAATTAGCTTGTTGCAAAATTCGAAATTTTTGAAGCAATTATTCCTATTATTCATTTTGTAGTCCATATATTTCAACGTCATACCGGTCAACATTATCTGGGTAGGTATTGTTCCGATTCAAAATTATGAAGTTAAAATACAGTTTCCGGTTTTACTTATCAAACGTACTTTAGGCATAGGTACATAGGTATTTAATGCAGTCGCTCTACAGGGATAGCGACGATAGtttctagatttttttaattaccattaCCTTGAAtaagaaaaaccggccaagtgcgagtcgaactcgcgcaccgagggttccgtacaaacctgtaggtctatatgtaagtaaaagttcacccaatcacgacaatcgagtcatatcaattattaaaaata is a genomic window containing:
- the LOC133521452 gene encoding ras-related protein Rap-2b; protein product: MKGRHQFRRRFSLQPSFLKEEHEDERRPHRTERTEETVPSSANLTNNAVRHKIVVLGAAKVGKSSLITQFLYNTFSPKYKRTIEEMHHGDFNVAGVRLTLDILDTSGAYEFPAMRALSMQSADAFILVYDITDPDSFSEVRTLRDQIHETKASTAVPIVVVGNKVDLAETGARQVDFHTTESVVTVDWENGFVEASAKDNVNVSQIFKELLVQAKVKYNLSPALRRRRRQSLPTGPQGAPGTPPTTAPHVPSPAQLAHLQQIRERHANSKRNSCVIS